A single window of Anaerocolumna chitinilytica DNA harbors:
- a CDS encoding DegV family protein gives MSIKIITDSTSDINLDLAKELDITIVPLRVIFDEQEYFDGVDITNEQFYEKLVISKNLPTTSQPAPEQYIPYFEEAKAKGDSVIVITISSKLSGTYQSAVIAKDMVEYEDIHIVDSLTVTLGLQLLVRKAITLKNQGMSAEAIAVQLENTKTKVKLYALLESLEYLKKGGRLSGMSAFAGGLLNIKPIIEVRDGEVSLAARARGLSGGYSKLFELITQDKGINRNEEVCIGYSAKKDNMKAFINNYKETLNLHDFIESPIGSVVGTHTGPGVCGFAFFQNE, from the coding sequence ATGAGCATAAAAATAATTACAGATTCTACTTCGGATATTAATCTTGATTTGGCAAAAGAATTGGATATCACTATTGTACCCTTAAGGGTTATCTTTGATGAACAAGAATATTTTGATGGCGTAGACATTACAAATGAACAATTTTATGAAAAACTGGTGATTTCTAAAAATCTACCTACCACCAGTCAACCGGCACCGGAGCAATATATTCCTTATTTTGAAGAAGCAAAGGCAAAAGGTGACTCAGTTATAGTGATTACGATTTCTTCCAAGTTAAGCGGTACCTATCAAAGTGCTGTTATTGCCAAAGATATGGTGGAATATGAAGATATTCATATTGTTGATAGTTTGACAGTAACTCTTGGTCTTCAGTTGCTCGTGAGGAAAGCAATAACCCTTAAAAATCAAGGGATGTCGGCTGAAGCTATTGCAGTTCAGCTAGAAAATACCAAAACAAAAGTAAAATTATATGCCCTTCTTGAAAGCTTGGAATATCTTAAGAAAGGCGGACGCTTATCCGGTATGAGTGCTTTTGCAGGGGGGTTACTAAATATTAAACCGATTATAGAAGTAAGGGATGGAGAAGTATCCCTGGCAGCCAGAGCAAGAGGCCTTTCCGGCGGCTACTCAAAGCTTTTTGAACTCATTACACAGGATAAGGGAATCAACAGAAATGAGGAAGTCTGTATTGGTTACTCCGCTAAAAAAGATAATATGAAAGCTTTTATTAATAATTACAAAGAGACCCTTAATCTGCACGACTTCATTGAAAGCCCTATAGGGTCGGTTGTAGGTACTCATACAGGACCTGGGGTCTGCGGCTTTGCTTTCTTTCAAAACGAATAA
- a CDS encoding ISL3 family transposase — MHSNCTRKLLGLEDILIKNVIQADSFVRIYIETKPSTQICPHCGKQTKRIHDYRSQTIKDLPFQLKHTYLVLRKRRYSCSCGKRFLEKYTFLAPYKRRTLRLSYKIIDLLRNLRSMKSVAVDTNVSVSTVSRLLDTINYSSPSVPECISIDEFKGNTDAGKFQCILVDAKKHRILDILPDRTQKHLSAYFRTWNRTQRYRVKFFICDMWEPYVDLAKAYFPNATIIIDKYHFIRYVTWAIENVRKRLQKKMPSNLRRYYKRSRKLILTRYNKLKEENKKACDLMLLYNDDLRTAHRLKEWFYEICQSEKYKYQREGFWEWVKTAEKSGIPEFEACAKTYRNWSQGILNAFKYKYTNGPTEGYNNKIKVLKRVSFGMKNFERFRTRIIHSSI, encoded by the coding sequence ATGCATTCTAATTGTACCAGAAAACTTTTAGGATTAGAAGATATTTTAATTAAAAATGTAATTCAAGCTGACTCTTTTGTCCGTATTTATATCGAAACAAAGCCATCGACACAGATCTGTCCTCATTGTGGCAAACAGACAAAACGCATTCATGATTACCGCTCTCAGACAATTAAGGACCTCCCATTTCAGCTTAAGCACACTTATTTGGTGTTGAGAAAGAGACGTTATTCCTGTAGTTGCGGGAAAAGGTTCCTCGAGAAATATACTTTTCTCGCTCCTTACAAAAGGCGTACCCTTAGATTGTCTTATAAAATCATCGACCTACTCAGGAATCTACGCAGCATGAAGTCCGTTGCTGTTGATACGAATGTTTCCGTTAGTACCGTTTCCCGGTTATTGGATACCATCAACTACTCCTCCCCTTCTGTTCCTGAGTGCATCTCAATTGATGAGTTTAAAGGTAATACGGATGCTGGAAAGTTCCAGTGTATTCTGGTAGATGCAAAGAAACATCGTATTCTTGATATTCTACCTGACAGAACTCAGAAGCATTTATCCGCCTATTTCCGTACATGGAACCGCACCCAAAGGTATCGAGTGAAGTTCTTTATCTGTGATATGTGGGAACCGTATGTAGACTTGGCGAAAGCCTATTTTCCTAATGCAACTATTATAATTGACAAATATCACTTCATTCGATATGTTACTTGGGCGATTGAAAATGTAAGAAAACGCCTTCAAAAGAAGATGCCTTCGAATTTGCGCAGGTACTACAAGAGAAGCCGGAAGCTGATACTTACAAGATATAATAAACTAAAAGAGGAGAACAAGAAGGCTTGCGATCTGATGCTACTTTATAATGATGATCTGAGGACTGCCCACCGACTTAAGGAATGGTTTTATGAAATCTGCCAGAGCGAGAAGTATAAGTATCAACGGGAAGGATTCTGGGAATGGGTGAAGACAGCTGAAAAATCAGGTATTCCCGAATTTGAAGCCTGTGCGAAGACTTATCGGAATTGGTCACAAGGTATTTTGAATGCCTTTAAGTACAAATATACCAACGGACCTACAGAAGGGTATAATAACAAGATAAAAGTATTAAAAAGGGTATCTTTTGGCATGAAGAATTTCGAGAGGTTCCGTACAAGGATTATACATAGTTCTATCTAA
- a CDS encoding aldo/keto reductase has product MYYKQYGNTDMKVSAIGMGCMRYDDEDVKAERFEKCAEVALYAHEKGINYFDTAPFYCNDKSEIITGIALSQLPRDSYYVSSKMNLGTIGGKATRDAFRSRLETTLSRLKVDYLDFYHLWCLLNLESFESQCESLYGFFEEAKKDGLIRNIVFSSHMQGNDLEGAVATDRFKGMLIGYNALNYRFRQTGITAAYEKGMGVVVMNPLGGGLIPSNPKTFEYLTEGTDLTVAQAALNFVASHKEITITLAGCTTKEHVDDACKAVENLKERPAKEIFEEYESRGVALNNLCTGCGYCKHCPKNIDIPKYMDAYNEKLLGNNMFDRLKYHWGIPAEIAAECIKCGKCEKLCTQHLPIIDRLEEISKGA; this is encoded by the coding sequence ATGTATTATAAACAGTATGGTAATACGGATATGAAAGTATCCGCTATTGGTATGGGCTGCATGCGTTATGATGATGAGGATGTTAAGGCGGAGAGATTTGAGAAATGTGCAGAGGTTGCTTTGTATGCACACGAGAAAGGTATTAATTACTTTGATACTGCCCCTTTTTATTGCAATGATAAAAGTGAAATCATAACCGGTATTGCACTCTCACAATTACCCAGGGATAGCTATTATGTTTCTTCTAAGATGAATCTGGGCACTATTGGCGGAAAAGCTACAAGGGATGCTTTTCGCAGCAGGCTTGAGACTACCTTAAGTCGTCTTAAGGTGGATTATTTGGACTTTTATCATTTATGGTGCTTATTAAATCTGGAGTCCTTCGAGAGCCAGTGTGAGTCTCTTTATGGATTTTTTGAGGAAGCCAAAAAAGACGGACTGATAAGAAATATCGTTTTTTCTTCCCATATGCAGGGAAATGACTTAGAAGGTGCTGTAGCTACTGACCGCTTTAAGGGTATGTTAATTGGCTATAATGCTCTGAATTATAGATTCCGTCAGACCGGTATTACTGCTGCTTATGAAAAAGGAATGGGCGTTGTTGTCATGAATCCGTTAGGCGGAGGTCTGATTCCAAGCAACCCTAAGACCTTTGAATACCTTACAGAAGGAACAGATCTAACCGTTGCACAGGCAGCTTTAAATTTTGTAGCTTCACATAAGGAAATTACTATCACCCTTGCAGGATGTACTACAAAAGAACATGTTGATGATGCTTGTAAGGCTGTTGAGAATCTGAAAGAAAGACCGGCAAAGGAAATCTTTGAGGAATATGAAAGCAGAGGTGTTGCTCTGAATAATCTCTGTACCGGATGTGGTTACTGTAAACACTGTCCAAAGAATATTGATATCCCCAAATATATGGATGCTTACAATGAAAAACTTCTTGGTAACAATATGTTTGATAGATTGAAATATCATTGGGGAATTCCTGCTGAAATAGCAGCTGAATGTATTAAGTGCGGTAAATGTGAAAAATTGTGTACACAGCATCTTCCCATTATTGACCGATTAGAGGAAATCTCAAAAGGTGCATAA
- a CDS encoding patatin-like phospholipase family protein yields MSGIILEGGTFRPIFSAGVMDALLEEDVMFPYCIGVSAGISFGVSYISKQKGRNLEVLLKCRKDKRYISTRNLIKCRSLFGLDFVYDEVPNKLFPFDWDTFLKYEGKVLVGVTNAKTGKAEYLNALETDRKCTILQATCAMPLFFPAINWKENLYYDGGLADSIPIKKSIEDGNQKNLIILTRPKGYYRTLGRDSKLAMRLLRNKYPEMVEVIRKRPDMYNKTVEYCEKLEREGKAIILRPEYNVESMEKDLAALERNYKHGYDMAKRQMNEIKKLLVED; encoded by the coding sequence ATGTCCGGAATTATTTTAGAGGGTGGAACCTTCCGCCCGATTTTTAGTGCAGGAGTTATGGACGCCCTGCTGGAAGAAGATGTTATGTTTCCTTACTGTATCGGTGTATCAGCTGGTATCAGCTTTGGAGTTTCCTATATTTCCAAACAAAAGGGCAGGAATCTTGAGGTTCTTTTAAAATGCAGAAAGGATAAGCGCTATATCAGCACAAGAAACCTTATAAAGTGCCGAAGTCTGTTCGGCTTGGACTTTGTCTATGATGAAGTGCCTAATAAACTCTTTCCCTTTGACTGGGACACTTTTCTGAAATATGAGGGCAAGGTATTAGTAGGCGTGACCAATGCCAAAACCGGTAAAGCTGAATATCTAAACGCTCTTGAGACAGATCGAAAATGCACCATTCTCCAGGCTACATGTGCCATGCCGCTTTTTTTTCCTGCAATCAATTGGAAGGAAAATCTCTACTATGACGGAGGCCTTGCAGATTCTATACCCATTAAAAAATCCATAGAAGACGGCAATCAAAAGAATCTGATAATCCTGACCCGACCCAAAGGATATTACCGAACCCTTGGCAGAGACAGTAAATTAGCCATGAGATTATTACGAAATAAATATCCTGAAATGGTTGAAGTAATCCGAAAAAGACCTGACATGTATAATAAAACCGTGGAGTATTGTGAAAAGCTTGAAAGAGAAGGTAAGGCGATAATCTTAAGGCCGGAATATAATGTTGAAAGTATGGAAAAGGACCTTGCCGCACTAGAGCGAAATTACAAGCATGGTTATGATATGGCAAAACGTCAGATGAATGAAATTAAGAAGCTCTTAGTTGAAGACTAG
- a CDS encoding MarR family winged helix-turn-helix transcriptional regulator, giving the protein MEQYKDNINSFLVDAFHDLLRLEEAALAKDEFQNLSVHEMHVIEAVYDGNSAGLYAMNEIAAKLSVTASTLTTSVKTLERKGYLIRQKLPEDKRYVKVCLTPLGEKAYDSHHTFHKELVEEISLKLNEEELKSLSTALSTLHIFFNNFFHKIISPKEDK; this is encoded by the coding sequence ATGGAACAATATAAAGATAATATTAACAGCTTTCTGGTGGATGCATTTCATGATTTACTCCGTCTTGAAGAGGCTGCCTTGGCAAAGGACGAATTCCAGAATCTATCTGTTCATGAAATGCATGTTATAGAAGCGGTTTATGATGGTAACAGTGCTGGCTTGTATGCCATGAATGAAATAGCCGCTAAGTTATCTGTTACAGCAAGTACACTAACTACTTCCGTAAAAACCCTTGAGAGAAAAGGGTACCTTATTCGCCAGAAACTACCTGAAGATAAAAGGTATGTAAAAGTATGTCTCACTCCTTTAGGTGAAAAGGCTTATGACAGCCATCATACATTTCATAAAGAACTGGTAGAGGAGATTTCTCTCAAATTAAATGAAGAGGAGTTGAAATCACTCTCTACTGCTCTCTCCACGCTTCATATTTTTTTCAATAATTTCTTTCATAAAATTATCAGTCCAAAGGAGGACAAATGA